One Leopardus geoffroyi isolate Oge1 chromosome B1, O.geoffroyi_Oge1_pat1.0, whole genome shotgun sequence DNA window includes the following coding sequences:
- the LOC123583921 gene encoding zinc finger protein OZF-like, producing the protein MQAPESVTFEDIAVDFTKEEWALLDASQRKLFRDVMLESINHLIFLENNSCKRSFRLEQEGEMQSEGTGFLQEHSPAECQFLKDTHLDFGDFLHFYSTNAILTIYIFSIILDMGSLRKKQEMILTRHIHKKGMALTVPKRKSLAPENPVECTDLGDAFTQRSALTQHLLIHLRRKRYVSKQCRKSLSEQSSFTRHNQIHTQGKLYKCHVCGKAFSNCFCLRRHEMIHTGEKPFKCHLCGKGFVQSSDLRNHNQTHTGERPYECHVCGKAFRQNSYLRQHENIHTRKKSYECHLCKKAFSHRSYLRKHERIHSGEKCFQCHECKKTFSQSSGLSQHKRIHTGDKPHVCLLCGKAFIQGSELRRHERTHTGEKPYECHQCGNAFSQYSNLRRHKRTHTGEQPYACQLCGKAFRHYSSLRRHEGTHPRGENHECNECGRSVSHSFHSDTHHRMHIWKKRPAVNMGDASILMLLPQEMYLHLEVNSYVCRPHGKAFSHWADLR; encoded by the exons ATGCAGGCACCG GAATCAGTGACATTTGAAGATATAGCTGTAGACTTCACCAAGGAAGAGTGGGCCCTGCTGGACGCATCCCAGCGAAAGCTGTTCAGAGATGTGATGCTGGAAAGTATCAATCATCTGATCTTTCTGG agaATAATAGCTGCAAAAGATCCTTCCGGTTGGAGCAAGAAGGAGAGATGCAGAGTGAAGGAACTGGGTTTCTCCAAGAGCACAGTCCAG CTGAGTGCCAATTTCTGAAAGATACTCACCTGGACTTTGgtgattttctacatttttattccaCTAATGCCATTctaacaatttatattttttcaattattctaGACATGGGAAGTCTCcgcaaaaaacaagaaatgatatTAACACGACATATCCACAAGAAGGGCATGGCCCTGACTGTGCCAAAG CGTAAATCTCTTGCTCCAGAGAATCCCGTTGAATGCACTGATTTGGGTGATGCATTTACTCAGAGATCTGCATTGACTCAACATTTGTTAATTCACCTCAGGAGGAAACGTTACGTCAGCAAACAGTGTCGAAAATCACTTAGTGAACAATCATCCTTTACTCGACATAACCAAATTCACACACAAGGCAAATTATATAAATGTCATgtgtgtgggaaagcctttagtaATTGCttttgccttaggagacatgaGAtgattcacactggagagaaaccattTAAATGCCATCTTTGTGGGAAAGGCTTTGTGCAAAGCTCTGACCTTAGGAACCACAACCaaacacacacaggggagaggcCATATGAATGCCACGTGTGTGGGAAAGCTTTTCGTCAGAATTCGTACCTGAGACAGCATGAGAATATTCACACAAGAAAGAAATCATACGAATGCCATCTGTGTAAGAAGGCTTTCAGTCACAGATCCTACCTTAGAAAACACGAGAGAATTCATTCTGGAGAAAAATGTTTCCAATGTCATGAATGTAAGAAAACGTTTAGTCAGAGCTCTGGCCTTAGCCAGCACAagagaatccacactggagaTAAACCACATGTGTGTCTTctgtgtgggaaagccttcattCAAGGTTCAGAACTCAGACGGCACGAGAgaacacacacaggggagaagccaTATGAATGTCACCAGTGTGGGAATGCCTTCAGTCAATATTCTAACCTTCGACGACACAAGAGAACGCACACTGGAGAGCAACCATATGCATGTCAGctatgtgggaaagccttcagacATTATTCTTCCCTTAGACGACATGAGGGAACCCATCCCCGTGGAGAAAATCATGA ATGCAATGAATGTGGAAGAAGTGTCAGTCACAGCTTTCACAGTGACACTCACCACAGGATGCACATATGGAAGAAACGGCCTGCAGTCAATATGGGAGATGCTTCGATCCTCATGCTCCTCCCTCAAGAAATGTATTTGCATTTGGAAGTGAATTCATATGTATGCCGTCCACATGGCAAAGCCTTTAGTCACTGGGCTGACCTCAGATAA